A genome region from Salvelinus alpinus chromosome 26, SLU_Salpinus.1, whole genome shotgun sequence includes the following:
- the crtap gene encoding cartilage-associated protein: MATSSTPLISLLLFAVSVTIVFCQYEKYSFRSFPRHELMPLDSAYKYALDQYTGEKWQETVDYLEVSLRLYRLLRDSEAFCNLNCSSVRLDNEEKFTDFPELRVFGNVMKRAQCLKRCKQGLPAFRQTMPSRDTVEEFEKREPYKYLQFAYFKSDNLAKAVSAAHTFLLKHPDDEMMQRNMAYYRTLPGAEEHLTDLETKSYEMLFVRAVRAYNGDNYRTSVSDMELALRDFFKVYDECLAASEGAREVKDFKDFYPSIADHYTEVLERKVRCEAELTPVVGGFIVEKFVATMYHYLQFAYYKLNDLKNAVPCVTSYMLFDPSDEVMKNNVVYYQYHRDKYGLSDEDFLPRSEAVRYLNQTTMQLEMLEFSRQHLASDDEGEVMEFLDEFLDA, encoded by the exons ATGGCAACCTCCAGCACTCCGCTAATCTCTCTGCTTCTATTCGCGGTTTCCGTTACAATAGTCTTCTGTCAATACGAGAAATACAGCTTCAGGAGTTTTCCGCGTCATGAACTAATGCCGCTAGACTCCGCGTATAAATACGCGCTGGACCAGTACACTGGAGAGAAATGGCAGGAGACAGTTGACTATCTCGAGGTCTCTCTTCGGTTGTACCGGCTGCTCAGGGACAGCGAGGCCTTCTGCAACCTCAACTGCAGCTCCGTGCGGCTGGACAACGAGGAGAAGTTTACCGACTTCCCGGAGCTGCGTGTGTTCGGTAACGTTATGAAGAGGGCGCAGTGTCTCAAGCGGTGCAAACAGGGGCTGCCCGCCTTCAGACAGACCATGCCCAGCCGGGACACCGTGGAGGAGTTCGAGAAACGGGAACCATATAAATACCTGCAGTTCGCCTACTTCAAA TCTGATAACCTGGCCAAGGCAGTGTCTGCTGCCCACACCTTCCTCCTGAAGCACCCTGATGATGAGATGATGCAGAGGAACATGGCCTACTACAGGACTCTACCTGGAGCTGAGGAACACCTCACAGACCTGGAGACCAAGTCCtacgag aTGTTGTTTGTGCGAGCGGTGCGGGCGTATAACGGTGATAACTACCGTACCTCAGTGTCAGACATGGAGCTGGCTCTAAGGGATTTCTTCAAGGTCTATGACGAATGTCTGGCTGCTTCAGAAGGAGCCAGGGAGGTCAAAGACTTCAAAGACTTCTACCCCTCCATTGCTG acCACTACACAGAGGTGTTGGAGAGGAAGGTGAGGTGTGAGGCCGAGCTGACTCCTGTGGTTGGAGGATTCATCGTAGAGAAGTTTGTAGCAACCATGTACCACTACCTACAGTTCGCCTATTACAAAC TGAATGACCTGAAGAACGCGGTTCCGTGTGTGACCAGCTACATGTTGTTTGACCCCAGTGATGAGGTGATGAAGAACAACGTGGTGTATTACCAGTACCACAGAGACAAATACGGACTCAGCGATGAAGATTTCCTACCTAGAtcg gaggCAGTACGGTACTTGAACCAGACCACCATGCAGCTAGAGATGCTTGAGTTCTCCAGACAACACCTAGCGAGCGATGACGAG GGGGAAGTGATGGAGTTTCTAGATGAGTTCCTGGATGCTTAG
- the fkbp9 gene encoding peptidyl-prolyl cis-trans isomerase FKBP9: MHVNEAYSTVVVCVCWSCVGDVVYLVSSCDYRPSVWRFHVYISAVRYCACVIRGTQILPFNSIPDRDQGKKTRTGSRRPEESEQSGEKRKRKRAITTVTSHGYPPYFLSVKERRVKMNQCVHGMIYLAVLVAFAACDAPPVPLDDIVIEKTFVPEQCVRAVKVGDYVRYHYNGMFPDGKKFDSSYDRSSTYNVYVGKKQLIEGMDRALVGMCVNERRLVKIPPQLAYGKEGYGDVIPSDAILHFDVLLLDVWNPDDVVQMKTYYTPENCSRKVEVSDYVRYHYNGTLLDGTLFDSSHTRMRTYDTYVGIGWLIAGMDQGLLGMCVGEKRIITMPPSLGYGSNGDGSDIPQQASLVFDVVLLDLHNPKDGVSIINQDIPQPCHRKSVAGDFIRYHYNGSLLDGTFFDSSYSRNRTYDTYVGKGYVIGGMDEGLIGVCIGEKRRIIIPPHLGYGEEGTGTKIPGSAVLVFDIHIIDFHNPSDTVVITTNYKPVVCETLAKKGDFVKYHYNASLMDGSFIDSTYNYGKTYNIVLGANQVVPGMEEGLKEMCVGERRHLVIPPHLGYGERGVDGEVPASAVLIFDIEMIEMEAGLPDGYMFIWNEDVSADLFTEMDADKDLQVLASEFSDYILRQVNEGKGRLAPGFDAYRIIENMFSNQDRNGDGKITEDEFKLKADETTHDEL, from the exons ATGCATGTAAACGAGGCCTATTCTACAGTAGTAGTTTGTGTTTGTTGGTCTTGCGTTGGGGATGTAGTTTATTTGGTCTCTAGCTGTGACTATAGGCCCTCCGTTTGGCGTTTCCACGTCTACATATCTGCTGTGCGCTACTGCGCCTGCGTCATACGTGGTACCCAAATCCTCCCATTCAATTCAATCCCGGACAGGGATCAAGGGAAGAAGACAAGAACTGGAAGCAGAAGACCAGAGGAATCGGAACAATcgggggaaaagagaaagagaaagagagcgataacAACCGTTACAAGTCACGGTTATCCACCCTACTTTTTGTCGGTAAAGGAGAGGCGTGTAAAGATGAACCAGTGCGTGCACGGGATGATATATCTGGCGGTTCTGGTGGCGTTTGCCGCCTGTGACGCCCCTCCGGTACCGTTAGATGACATCGTGATTGAGAAAACGTTCGTGCCGGAGCAGTGCGTGCGCGCTGTGAAAGTAGGGGATTATGTTCGTTACCATTATAACGGCATGTTCCCCGATGGAAAGAAATTTGACTCCAG CTATGACCGCAGTAGCACCTACAATGTGTATGTGGGTAAGAAGCAGCTGATTGAAGGGATGGACAGAGCTCTGGTAGGGATGTGTGTCAACGAGAGACGACTGGTCAAGATTCCCCCACAACTGGCCTACGGGAAGGAAGGATACG gTGATGTAATCCCTTCAGACGCGATCCTCCATTTTGATGTTCTGTTGTTGGACGTGTGGAACCCTGATGATGTGGTTCAGATGAAGACGTACTACACCCCTGAGAACTGCTCTAGGAAGGTAGAGGTGTCGGACTACGTACGTTACCATTACAACGGAACACTGCTGGACGGAACACTGTTCGACTCCAG CCACACCCGTATGCGTACCTATGACACCTATGTGGGGATTGGCTGGCTGATCGCTGGCATGGATCAGGGGCTTCTGGGCATGTGTGTCGGGGAGAAACGCATCATCACCATGCCCCCGTCGCTAGGATACGGGTCAAACGGTGATG GTAGTGATATCCCACAGCAGGCCTCCCTGGTTTTTGATGTAGTCCTCCTAGACCTCCATAACCCTAAAGACGGCGTCAGTATCATCAACCAGGACATACCTCAACCCTGCCACAGGAAGAGTGTTGCTGGGGACTTCATCAGATACCACTATAACGGATCACTACTGGACGGGACCTTCTTCGACTCCAG CTACTCCCGTAACCGTACATATGACACCTACGTGGGTAAGGGCTATGTGATTGGTGGGATGGACGAGGGTCTGATCGGAGTCTGCATCGGAGAGAAAAGACGCATCATTATCCCACCTCACCTCGGATACGGAGAGGAGGGCACAG GTACTAAGATCCCAGGTTCTGCTGTCTTGGTGTTTGATATCCATATCATAGACTTCCACAACCCATCAGACACAGTGGTGATCACTACCAACTATAAACCAGTGGTGTGTGAGACGCTGGCTAAGAAAGGAGACTTTGTTAAATACCACTATAACGCTTCGCTCATGGATGGATCCTTCATCGACTCCAC GTATAACTATGGGAAGACGTATAACATTGTGCTGGGAGCCAACCAGGTGGTtccagggatggaggaggggctGAAGGAGATGTGTGTTGGAGAGAGAAGACACCTGGTCATACCTCCTCATCTGGGctatggagagaggggagtgg ATGGTGAAGTGCCGGCCAGTGCTGTCCTGATCTTCGACATCGAGATGATTGAGATGGAGGCGGGACTTCCTGATGGCTACATGTTCATCTGGAACGAGGACGTATCAGCTGACCTCTTCACTGAGATGGACGCAGATAAGGACTTACAGGTGTTGGCTTCAGAG TTCTCAGACTACATTCTGCGTCAGGTGAACGAGGGTAAAGGACGTCTGGCCCCTGGGTTCGACGCATATCGCATCATTGAGAACATGTTTTCTAACCAGGACCGTAATGGAGATGGAAAGATCACAGAGGACGAGTTCAAACTGAAGGCCGACGAGACCACACACGATGAGCTATAA